The genomic interval TTTGGAAATCTGTTTTACTACCAGGTGTATGTGTAAATGGACGATAACGATAAAAGCAACCATCGACTTCATCCTCGGTTAAATACACAATGCCGGTTTTCGGATCAACCGCAGCGGCTTCATGTTTGAACTTACCTAGACTTGGAATCTTTTTTGCGGGTATTTTCCCCAAAGGATCACACTCATAAACATAACCTTCCGCCACTTCTTCACAGGTTAACCAGGTGTGCCATGGGGTAATGCCTCCAGCACAATTATTGGTGGTGTTCTGACAAATTGAGTAGCTATCAATAATTTCACCTTCTTGATTAAATCTGATTGCACCTACACCACCTGTACCTTTTTGCTTCATTTCTGAATTTGATACATAGACCCAGCCTTGATCTTCCGTGGGGAAGCAGGCACCACCATCTGGATTAAAATGCCATTCATATCTGCCTCTATTAATTACTGTCTCATTGGATTTGGCTACGAGGCGCATTTCACAACCTGCTGGTATACGCACATGAGTCTCAGGGTCACCAACAACAGACACCTCAACCATGTTTTTAGATAAAGCGGCTAAGTTACTTTGCTTTTTATTAAACCCATGTGGAACCGCATTGCGTGGTGAAGCAGGATTAGTATGGGCCCATAGCATAGGACCCATGGCCAACATACCCGAAGCAAAGCAGGCTTTTCTTAGTAATTCGCGACGACTAGTTTTCATTGAAAAACTCTTGCAACAAACAAAGATCATTAAGCACAGGCTAGCTACATGTAGGAACAGAAATATGACAAGCAAGCATCGAAACAAAAAAGGCGTGAGCTAAAAGCACCCCCCATTCATCATTTACTTCATATAACTGTCACAAAATCGTCATAGGCTATGAATCAGAAATGAGGTCAATGACAAGATGAACTGGATTACCCTGCACCAACGCAAGATCACAGTATTACTGCTATTAGTAATGGCGCTTATTACTATTAATTCCCAACTAGGCATTGCCAAAGAATGGTCTGAAATTGATTGGTGGGATGTAGTCGGAGAAGGAGGCAGTGCCATTGCAGCAGGTTTGTGGATGACATTTATTTTATTGTCTAGGCCCAAAGGACGAGTCACTGACTTGTTATGGTGTGGTTTGGCATGCCTATTCCTAGCCTTGTTTCAGGACTTCTTGGATGAGTTGTATGGTAATCCTCATCCGCAACATTGGAATGGTTGGATCGAAAGCGGATTTATGCCTCTTGGAATCATAATCCTCAGCTTGGGTTTACTCCATTGGCATAAAGAGCAGCAAGCCTTGAATCGTCAATTACAAAAACGCGAGGGTTATGTTCGCCAATACCATACTATTGATGAGCTAACTCAACTTTCTCAGGCAGAATTTATCAAAGACGTATTGGCCACTCAATCCATTCAAAATAGCCAGCAAACCATCGTCATGCTCGACATATGCGAGTTTAATAATTTCAATCGACATTATGGCTTTGATGCAGGGGACAAACTACTACAACAAGTTACCGATTTGCTATTAATCGGTATCCCAGATACGGCCATATTATGCCGCTATGCAGGTGATCGCTTTGCCTTAATCCTACCCAATACGAATCCTGAAGACGCCCATATGATCGCACAGGAGTTACGTCACATGATTCGCCAGACATGCTTTAGAATTAGCGGCGGCAATCATCGATTACTCATTGATCTTAGCTATGGGCTGGCTTCTGACTCCCTGAGAAGTCCTGACAGTATCTCGACACTCATTGATCGAGCCAATGAATCTCTTATTAAAAAAGATGCCATTGGTATGAGTTAGACCCTATGCTTGTTACTCGTCAGCAATATCATGAAAGAACTCATAAGGTTCATCTTGCACAGGGCCAACTACTTTTATTGCTCGACATTATCCGTATTCGTAAAGGCAAAGCCAGTTTAAATACGGTTTTACATGGTACAGGTTTGTTCTATGAGGATTTACTCAAACCCGAAACATTAATTAGCGCGGAACAAATACTTTGCTGCATGAAAAATGCAAAGAGACTTTTCGCTAACGATGAACTGGCGTTCTTGCTAGGTCATCGTCTTTGGCCCGGCCACTATAGCCAAGCGGCTCCACTATTAAGCTTTTGCGAAAACCTGAGACAACTCGTTAATGTTTTTGAAAACTATGGAGCAGAACTTTCTCCATTGCTACAACCACGCTTCTATTGGGACGAGCACTATTTTTACGTACAGTGGATTGATGCCTATGGCTGTGATGATTTAAAGCCCTTTTTAGTTTCTGCCCACATGTCTGGTCTGATTTCTTGTATTCGACATTTATCACAAACCCACTGGCCATGGACTTGTTTTCTCAGCTGTAAAGGAAACTCACAATTAGATCCACTTATGACAGTTCACTTAGGTGATTTTCGCACACAGGCACCTCTCGATGTTATGCGATTACCTATCCGTTATCTGAGCCAAGCGTTTGCCTCCGCCAGCCCAAGTTTATTTCACGCACATCAAGCTAATGTTCGATCCACAATACAGCCAGGCTTGCTATATACAATATATGATGTGCTCGCAAACAATATAGATAAGGAATTGAGCTTAAATGACTTGGCAGATTGCTTCGCCATGAGTAGTGCGACACTCAAACGAAAACTAAAGACCCATCAAACGCAATTTAAACACCTTGATGGATTATCGAAATTAAGTGTTGCTTTGTATTTGTTCAAAGAAAAGGAATGGGAAAATCAGAAGGTAGCTTCATTTTTGAAATATAAAGACACGGCAAATTTCCGCCGCGCCTTTAAGCGCTGGTGTGGTTTAACCCCCAGCCAGTTCAAGCAAACTTAATGATAAATAAGTTTATAATCCGCGATATACTTGGCGAGTCATGCGCTCAGTAGTAATGAATCCCCAATTCCAGTCATCGTGATATTTTTTAAGTGGATTGGCTTCTACCACTTCGTCTTCCGATTTACCTTTGTTTTTATGCATGGCGATGATTGATCTAGCATCCACCAGCATATCATGAGCTTTCTTCAAGTCAGCTTTGCTAGCAAATGGACCATGGCCCGCAACCACCTTTGTTTCATCATCAATCATATCTAGGATCTGTTTTTGCCCAGCAATATAGCCGTCAACATCACCACCATTGTTTAGATCAATGAATGGAAAAATGCCGTTGAACAACATATCTCCTACATGAATCATATTCTTTTCAGGGATGTACACAATGATATCACTCAAGGTATGTGCGTTAGGAATGTGACTAAGCTCAATCGTAAGACCATTTAAATAAAGCGTCATACTTTGTGAAAAAACCACATGGGGCAACATGTTTTCACCGGCGTCACTTACGCCGCCACCAGAAACAAGACCTTTATTTTTTAGCGTATCGTAGGTGCCTTGATGGGCAATAATGGTCGCACCTTCGTCAGCAAAAAAACCATTATTGGCAACATGGTCGGCATGCAAGTGGGTGTTAATCAAAAAGTCTACCTCATCTTCATCCACAAGATCGTCAATGGTAGCTATCAACATATCGGCATAATCCGGCATGGATGTATCAACGAGAATAACGCCATCGTCACCACTTATCAGTAAATGATTACCACCGGTAAAGCCTCCGGCACCAAACACGGTGTAAATATTATCTTCGAGCTTTTTACTCTCAAAGCGAACGTCAGCCAAAGTTAGGCTAGCGCTTAGAAGTAAAATCAGGGTGGAAGCAATGAATTTCATGAATATCTCCTTATGTCATCGAGTGTCAGTGTACGCTCTCGACCATAAGCTGGATTACCCTGTAAAGTAAAGGCTTTTAAAAAAGCCACTATTGTTTGGCACTTACGTCATGAAATGCCACTAGCACGAACCTTCAGACCCATTGACGTCACTAGTTCATGCACGGTGGACAAGCCCACTCCCAAACCATCAAACTCTCGCGTAGTGTCTTCATTTAGTTGCTTAAAGCAATCGAACACGGAAAGTTTTTGAGACACAAATAGGTGTTATGCCAAACGCTTAAACTCATTATCAATTGCGTTATATACTTAATATGGATTATTCGAAGATTTTATGTGTTTTTTATCTATAGCTGATATGAAAAACAGCCTCATCGGGCCGATAAAGAGCTATATACAAATTGGCGAGGTCTAGGAATGAACCCAACTATCCCAGCAAGCTCCCCCCTAGTTCGAGTCGCTACTGACATTGTATCATCCCCTCCGAAGTCCGAGACCTTAGATGTGACCTTGTCTAAAAGAGGCCAATTTTCCCTCGATGAATATCGGCCTTACTCTAATTTAATGGGTGATTCACAGCTGGGTATCATTAGTAGCAGCAATCAGATGAGAGAAAAATACACACAAGTTCAAAGTGACCTTCTACGAAGTGATGCCACGCTACTGAATAAGGACTGGGATTTTTCGATTGATGAAGCTGGAGAGATTGTAATAATTGAGGGCGACGATTCTCTCTCTGAATCGGAGATCAACAAGCTCACTAAAGTGCTTGCGGACAATGGAATAGATACTGCCATGGAAAAGTTAGCAGAGAATGTGATAAATCATGGCATTGGTGCTAGAGGGCCTGAGGGCTTTTCTGAGGATGGGAGCCTCGCTAGTTATGATGTAAATAAGGGCAACTTTAAAGATGTTATTTTTGGCCGTGAGCTGATGCTGGGAATGAAAATCGACCACGAAACTAAGTTGACGAATGCCGATACTTTAGCATATGCCTCAAAAAAGGTGGCTGTTACGTCTGAAAGTAATATTAACCATGTGGCATTGAGGGCTCGAGAGGCTTATAACGAGGGCAAACAACTCCCATCAAAGCTTGTCGCTACTCAGATAATGATGAGAGCTGTCGAAAAATACTAGTTAACTCCTATACCTAGGACAAATAAAATAGCTATTACTAAAGTAGCATTCATAAAAAACTGATTTTGTACTCCTGTATCGAATAATAAACTGGGGTGAGTCAAAGATGATAAGCAGTTACACAGATTTATCTACAGGCTCCAGTTAAAACATAGAAGGGTAAATTTTTCACACACAAGCAGGTGTTATACCCTTCAATAAAACTCATTAGCAATTGGCTTACACCCTCAATTAAGTCCTAAATAGCCATCAGTTGCAGCTATCCACGCATTACGTACAGGTTCCTACATTCCTAATAACAATTGGTTATTAGAATGCATTAGCCACCTAGTCCTTTTTCTGAAATGCATGGAACTGGAATGAAAAGCCTAAAGCTCAAGCATTCTTAGCCGCTAACTAAGTTGATAATCATAGGATTCGTTATGAATATTTCAGGACTTCCAATATCATCAACCGTATTAGGTACTGCTAAATCATTGGTAGACCCAAAGATCACCCCTGCTTCAAAGCCTCCAGAGAACATAGAGCCTGAGTCAACAAAACCCAAAATGGAAGCGACAACGGTGACATTAACCTCGATCAAAGCCATGAATCGGGAGCCGAAAATAAACTTCGATAACTGGCAACAAAACAACAATGCACCACTGTTCAATAAAGATGGATTTAATGACGTTGGCGCTGGTGCTAAAGCTATTTCAGGGTTCTCTCAGGCTTGGGTGGACTATAAAGATAATCCAAAGATTCAAGGTGCAATAGAGAAGTACGATCTTAAGTTCAAAGATTGGGATTTCACCATAGATAAAAATGGCGGCATCAAGGTTCTGGAAGGCAAAGACAAGCTTAGTAGTCAGGCTTTAAAGGACTTGGAAAACGCATTGAACAGCTCAGAGTTTGATTATCACTTCAAAGACATGGCCATGGGCTTAATAGGCAAAAGCCAGTTATCCGTAAACTCTTATAACAACTCAAATAGTATGACCAAATATGACATTAATACTGATAATATATCAGGGATTCTAAGAGGCCGTGAGTTGATGGAACAGCGTCGTGCTGACTGGAGTGATCTTGAAGGGACTTTTTCTAAACAGGTCGACCACGCTGCTGAAAAGCTAGGGCTAGAAGAAAAGGTTGATCTAACATATCGTCGTATACAAATAGAGGTGTAAAACACCCCCCTATTTAAGCGACTAATTAATAGTCGTCACAGACTTGCAAGAAAATATCGTTATGCGTTACAAGTCCAAACTGATCAAAAAACGGCGCATAAATTTTGTATGTCCCAAAATTATAGCGCACATTCAGATATGAATGTTCCATATAACCATCGCAATCCGTTACAGTATCTGAACTGGTCACAACACCCTGGTAATCGGTGTGTAGTCTTACGACTTACTATATTTTTATAATTAATAGACATATTAAATCTTGATTGTAAATCCTTTTGCCTGGAGTACCCACAATTCATTGCAAAAGCCTAAATGAATAAGGCTTGAGGCCGCTAACTGAATTACGTCCTTAAGGATTTAACTATGGATATTTCAAGTAACCCAGCAATAGCATCTTCAGTACAACCATCAGAGCCTAGTAAGTTTCTCAAGACAGATCCTGAAACTTTAGAAAGCTTAGTAAAGGTAAATAGAGGTGAAGGTAGGTACACCCAAGCGGAATGGGCACCATACAGCAAGCTTGCTGGTGAGGCACAAATAGGAATGACAAGTGCCAGTGAAAAAATGCGCGAGCTATACACTGGCGTCCAAAATGACTTACTAAAAAAAGCACCAGACCTAATGGAAAAAGATTGGGATTTCTCTGTGGATAGCAAAGGTGAGCTAGTGATTATCGAAGAGCGAGACAAGCTAAGCGATATTGAAAAAATGACACTGAAAGACATACTAGAAGACAATGGCGTGGGCGATGCCATGAACAAGCTAGCTGACCATATTATAAATTGGGGCGTAGGTATGAGAGGGCCAGAAGAGATTGCAGACTTTGGTGGCTTAGAGCGTTACGACATAAACAAAGAGAACTTCAAGGATATTATCTTTGGCCGCGAGTTAATGCTGAATATGAAAATTGACAGTCATACGAAGTTAACCGATAAGCAAATGGTGGAGCACGCTGGGACAGCTAGCCGTAGTAGATTAGCTCAATGGAACGCAATAGGTTCTTACAACGAGGGAAAGCAGCCCGCAGCAAATCTGATTTCATCCCAGATAATGATGCGGGCTGTTGAAAAATACTAGTTAACTCCTATACCTAGGACTGAAAACTTAGGGCTTGAAGAGCAAGACGCTATTTTATTACGAGGCGGATAAACACAGATGCGTAAACACCCCTATATTTTCAAAAAGCAATAGCCCCTATGTGACCTACCTTAATATAAAAATTAACCATAAAGTTATTGTATATAATACGACTCATCTAATTAAAATAGCTAATGTAAAGTAAAAACTTGCCGATAAAGGGCTATACGAGGTGCCATATAGACGGTAAAAATGATGGATAATTACTATAACGTTTTTACATCACAGTCTCTGAAATTTAACCCTCAGGATGTAACGTCTACTCCCTTAGCCAGCGAAGAAAGGGCTACTCTTAAAGATAAGATTGCCAAAGCTTCCCAGCAGGACTCCTCAGGTGTAAGGATATCTATATCAAATGACGCTAAGCAACTTAGCGAAACTACTTCGATTGAGAAAACAGAAAAGAATCGTGTTTTCGAACCGTTACCTGGTGTAATGGTAAAACAAGAATCCATTTCTTATCTCAATGAATATGACAATATGGATAAAAGAATCAGTATGGTAGAGGTTCTTAATACCGATAATCCGCCAGAATCTAGCTCGTTGAGTAAATTGCTTCAGAATTTTGAAAAGCAAGATATTAGCTTAACTAACATATTAAGTAATGCAGGCGCTTTAGAGAGTAACGGTAAGGATGTAACGATAAGTGGACGCGTAGAGATTGGGGACTTTAGAGGAGGAGATTTTTTATTCGATGATAATGGGAATATTATCGCTCAGAAATTCACTGGTTCAATTATGAGAGAGAGCAACGAAACCCAAAGCATTTACAATATCGTAACAGAAAGCGGGAAACAAATAAAAATAGAACTTAATGTAAAAGATAAAATAAATACAATGGGTTCTAATGGCATGTCTCGAGATATCAATATTAGCTATCAGTCAACCAAAGAGTTAACTAATGAGGAAAATACTGCAGTTAAAACAGTATTAAATGAACTAGGAGAAATCAGCACTCAGTTCCAAGGCGAAACCAGTATTAATTCAAATCAGATTAAGGAGTTGTCTGAAGCTCTATCAGAGTCAAATTCAGTTATTAAGTCGTTCGACGGGAATTTGAACTTTGAAGTTGGTGGATTTCAACGAAAAATTAACTTATCTAGCAATAGTGAGAACCCACTATCGGTTTTAACTACAGAAAGTGGAATGAATGAAAAGTTTGAAAGCTCGATTGTAAGTGGTAGCTTTTTAAAATCAAAGATGGGTGATATTTCAACTGATTCTGAATATAAAAAGCAAAACAAGTTAGTATTAGATATCACACAAGAAAAAACTGACATATATATTCCGGCAGTATCTTTTAACAATCAAAATGCAGATAACTTAGACTCGAAGTATATAACAACATTTTTAGAAGAGTAGAAGTAAGCTTACTTTATTCTAGATCACGCATTGACGATTTTTCCAGCTCATTAGTTCCGGCAGCAAGAGACTGTAACCAATTTAGTGATTCTTCATTCACAAATTGAATAAAATCCGGCTAATCACATTACATATAACTTCCAACGATAACCCGCAAAACCGTCAATAAAATCTGATATAACCCGATTAAGCAATAATGCGTGTATTCTTTTCGGCGATTTCACCTAAGCTATCTATACTGAGTTTGTACTCAATAGAATAGTCAGTATGGATAGCAATTTATTACACGCATTGACAGCATTGTATGCTCTTGAAAGTCGCCAACAGCTGCGTCTGCAAGGCATAAAAATACTATTGGAAACACAGGCTTTCTCTGAGGTTAGTATCAACCCTAAGCCTTGCATTGAGCACAATAAACAATGTCTAGACCTTGGGGCTGGCTATTTCTTTAATTACTTGCCCTCTGCGGATAAACAACAAATCGCCGAAGCACTCACTAAAGCATTCCGTAGTCAGTACCTTGCCTGCCATGCGACGACGCAAACCCATGCATTGGAGCAAATTGAGAGGCTTTCACATGTTGGCTATTGGCGCTGGCATGTATCAGAGAATCGGGTTTTCTACAGTCCGCAATGGAAAGCCATGCTGGGTTATGAAGATAATGAGATTAAGTCTGATTTCAGTGCATGGGAAAACCTGCTTCATCCAGACGATCGTGCAGAAGCTGAACGTCAAGTCGCTTATTTTTTCAGCCATCCACACGCGACCAACATTGTAGAGTTCCGTTTACAATGTAAGAACGGACAATATCGAACGATTATATCCAAAGGCAGAGTCGAATCTCTGCAAGCAGATAATCAAACACCCGATATCATTTTTGGCATTCACTTTCCCGCCGATGAACTGAAAGGTTCCCAAGAAGATCACCAGCGATTAACCACACAACTCAATCGAGAGCGCACATTAAGAGCAAGGGCCGGAGAAATTGCCGATATCGGTTTTTGGGAGGTCAATCTTGATACTGGTTACATTTATTGGAATAAGAAAACCCGATTAATTCACGGTGTAGACGAAAACTATAAACCTGACTTGGAAACGGCTATCGAGTTCTATAAAGCTGGCTATTCTCGCGACACCATTACACAAGCCGTTCAAACTTGTCTTGAACACGGTACGCCATACGACGTCGAGCTAGAGATCGTGGACATACATGGTAACGAGAAATGGGTCCGCGCAATAGGTATTAAGGACGACAGCAGTGACGAGCTGAGAATGTTTGGTTTATTCCAAGACGTTGACCAACGCAAACGCGCCATTAGTGAATTAGAGCAAGCACGTCACGCTGCAGAAGAGGCTAATCGCGCAAAAAGTGTTTTTCTAGCCAGTATGAGTCATGAATTACGCACCCCAATGAACGGCGTACTAGGGATGCTGCAATTAATGGAAGGCAGCGTAAAACAAGAAGTGAACAAACGTCGATTACAGATTGCCAGTAACAGCGCCAAAAACTTACTGACCATCTTGGATGACATCTTAGACTTTTCTCGCATTGAAGCAGGGAAATTAGTGCTCGATTCCACTGAATTTTCTATGTCAGAATTGCTTTCATCGTTGCAAGAATTGTTCAACATCGAGGTCGAAAAGAAGCGAAGTACCATTCATATAGAGAATTTACTGCAACACGATATGTACTGGGGAGATGAAGGTCGTATCCGTCAGATGCTCATTAACCTGATTGGTAACGCGAACAAATTCACCCAAAATGGACAAATTATAGTAAGAGCCCAATCAGGAGAGAATCGTGATTTAAAACTTTCTGTTCAAGATACTGGAATAGGTATTCCAAGCGACCGTCTGGGACAGATCTTTGAATCGTTTACGCAAGCTGACTCCTCTACTACTCGCCAGTATGGAGGCTCTGGGCTGGGCCTTACCATCTGTAAGCGTTTAAGCGAACTGATGAATGGAACAATAAGTGTGATCAGCGAACAGGGTAAAGGCAGTGAATTCACGCTACATTTACCACTTAGAGAAGCTGAATGCCGTCAAAGGACCGACCAAAACGTGACATTCCTCCCCCCCGTTTTAAGCCTTGATAAATCAAACATTTTACTTGTCGAGGACAATGAAATTAATCAGATCGTGGTATCCGACATGCTGAAGGACTTGGACGCTCAAATTGAAATTTGTAATAACGGTAAAGAAGCCATTGATTTCTTACAGTCCACGGAGACACAGTTTGACTGCGTATTAATGGACTGCCAGATGCCAGTCATGGATGGCTATGAAGCAACCTGCGCTATTCGACGCGGTGTGGCTGGAGAGGCGTGGACAAACGTTCCCATCATAGCGCTAACCGCTAACGCCATGCACGGAGATAAGGAGAAGTGTCTTGACGCAGGCATGTCTGATTATTTAAGCAAACCTGTCGACATGAGCGATTTACAAAAAGCGATCTCTCCTTTTTTAAAAATCAAATAGACAACTCAAATTAGTCGGCACTTTTTTTATCATCTAGTTCTTTTAGCAAGCCTTCTTCATAGTTTTTAGGTGGAGGAGTCCAACCGCGTTCACTCTTGGCATGAGCATCGTCTCTCTCTTCATCCATGGCATGGTTAATTTGCTTCTCTAATTCCATGAAGAGCTCTCGATAATGAGAGGTAAAGCCACCATCATCCATCGTCTCACGCCACACCTTGTACAACTTAGGTTTTTGTTTGCGCTCCAGTTCTTCAAAGGTTTGCATATTCTGCAACGCAGAAAATGGATGCATACCTGATTCCACTAAAGCCTGACGACCAAGCTGCAATGCCGAATGATAGGTTTCGCTAATGACACAATCTGCACCAGATTTTTCTAAAGTATAACCATGACCACGATCGAACGCGCGCGCCAAGATACGAATATCCGAGCGAATAGAGCGAATATATCTCACCATATCAACTGCTTGATCTCGCTGATCGATAGCAACCACCACCATGCTTGCTTCCTCTATACCAGCAGTGTGTAAAAGCTTAGGATCACTAGCATCACCAAAATAGCTTTTTATATTAATCCGACGCATAAGATCCACTTGCGCACTCTGATAATCTAAAACCGTAGTAGGAATGTCGTTAGCTATAAGCAACCGATTGACGATCTGGCCAAAACGACCACTACCCGCAATGATAACAGGATGCTGTTCTTCAATTTCATCCGCTTTTTGCTCGCCTTTTTGTCGATAATTCGGCACCACCACTTTTTCATAAAAAATGAAAAGGCCGGGTGTTAGGAACATTGACAATGCAACCGGCAGAGACAACAACTGCTTCAACTCATTTGAGATAATAAAGTTCTGTGCGGAGAAATTCAGTAAGACGAAACCAAATTCACCGGCTTGGGCCATTGCCAAAGTAAATAGCCAAAGGTTACTGCCATACACGTTAAATATACGACCCAGGCCATACAAAATAATCCCTTTAACTAAAATAATTCCGATTGTCATGGCTGCGATAGCAAACCATTCTTGCTGTAACAGGTTAAGATTAATACCCGCGCCAACCGTGATAAAAAATAAGCCAAGTAGCAATCCTT from Bermanella marisrubri carries:
- a CDS encoding alkaline phosphatase PhoX; translation: MKTSRRELLRKACFASGMLAMGPMLWAHTNPASPRNAVPHGFNKKQSNLAALSKNMVEVSVVGDPETHVRIPAGCEMRLVAKSNETVINRGRYEWHFNPDGGACFPTEDQGWVYVSNSEMKQKGTGGVGAIRFNQEGEIIDSYSICQNTTNNCAGGITPWHTWLTCEEVAEGYVYECDPLGKIPAKKIPSLGKFKHEAAAVDPKTGIVYLTEDEVDGCFYRYRPFTHTPGSKTDFQNGQLEVACMQEMKDTDIWQMYWLPISKPEPDLSRYLPTRKQVKTAQVFKGGEGCWFHDSVVYFTTKHDNCVWALDTHSQELIRIYDQARDQHFEPKLNDVDNLTVSAQGDIIVAEDGANMRLVVFNHQSKPFEFVNFLGHEKSEICGPAFSPDGTRLYFSSQQGIKGEADDGRTYELRGPFFI
- a CDS encoding GGDEF domain-containing protein yields the protein MNWITLHQRKITVLLLLVMALITINSQLGIAKEWSEIDWWDVVGEGGSAIAAGLWMTFILLSRPKGRVTDLLWCGLACLFLALFQDFLDELYGNPHPQHWNGWIESGFMPLGIIILSLGLLHWHKEQQALNRQLQKREGYVRQYHTIDELTQLSQAEFIKDVLATQSIQNSQQTIVMLDICEFNNFNRHYGFDAGDKLLQQVTDLLLIGIPDTAILCRYAGDRFALILPNTNPEDAHMIAQELRHMIRQTCFRISGGNHRLLIDLSYGLASDSLRSPDSISTLIDRANESLIKKDAIGMS
- a CDS encoding AraC family transcriptional regulator, with the protein product MLVTRQQYHERTHKVHLAQGQLLLLLDIIRIRKGKASLNTVLHGTGLFYEDLLKPETLISAEQILCCMKNAKRLFANDELAFLLGHRLWPGHYSQAAPLLSFCENLRQLVNVFENYGAELSPLLQPRFYWDEHYFYVQWIDAYGCDDLKPFLVSAHMSGLISCIRHLSQTHWPWTCFLSCKGNSQLDPLMTVHLGDFRTQAPLDVMRLPIRYLSQAFASASPSLFHAHQANVRSTIQPGLLYTIYDVLANNIDKELSLNDLADCFAMSSATLKRKLKTHQTQFKHLDGLSKLSVALYLFKEKEWENQKVASFLKYKDTANFRRAFKRWCGLTPSQFKQT
- a CDS encoding MBL fold metallo-hydrolase translates to MKFIASTLILLLSASLTLADVRFESKKLEDNIYTVFGAGGFTGGNHLLISGDDGVILVDTSMPDYADMLIATIDDLVDEDEVDFLINTHLHADHVANNGFFADEGATIIAHQGTYDTLKNKGLVSGGGVSDAGENMLPHVVFSQSMTLYLNGLTIELSHIPNAHTLSDIIVYIPEKNMIHVGDMLFNGIFPFIDLNNGGDVDGYIAGQKQILDMIDDETKVVAGHGPFASKADLKKAHDMLVDARSIIAMHKNKGKSEDEVVEANPLKKYHDDWNWGFITTERMTRQVYRGL
- a CDS encoding PAS domain-containing hybrid sensor histidine kinase/response regulator; the encoded protein is MDSNLLHALTALYALESRQQLRLQGIKILLETQAFSEVSINPKPCIEHNKQCLDLGAGYFFNYLPSADKQQIAEALTKAFRSQYLACHATTQTHALEQIERLSHVGYWRWHVSENRVFYSPQWKAMLGYEDNEIKSDFSAWENLLHPDDRAEAERQVAYFFSHPHATNIVEFRLQCKNGQYRTIISKGRVESLQADNQTPDIIFGIHFPADELKGSQEDHQRLTTQLNRERTLRARAGEIADIGFWEVNLDTGYIYWNKKTRLIHGVDENYKPDLETAIEFYKAGYSRDTITQAVQTCLEHGTPYDVELEIVDIHGNEKWVRAIGIKDDSSDELRMFGLFQDVDQRKRAISELEQARHAAEEANRAKSVFLASMSHELRTPMNGVLGMLQLMEGSVKQEVNKRRLQIASNSAKNLLTILDDILDFSRIEAGKLVLDSTEFSMSELLSSLQELFNIEVEKKRSTIHIENLLQHDMYWGDEGRIRQMLINLIGNANKFTQNGQIIVRAQSGENRDLKLSVQDTGIGIPSDRLGQIFESFTQADSSTTRQYGGSGLGLTICKRLSELMNGTISVISEQGKGSEFTLHLPLREAECRQRTDQNVTFLPPVLSLDKSNILLVEDNEINQIVVSDMLKDLDAQIEICNNGKEAIDFLQSTETQFDCVLMDCQMPVMDGYEATCAIRRGVAGEAWTNVPIIALTANAMHGDKEKCLDAGMSDYLSKPVDMSDLQKAISPFLKIK
- a CDS encoding monovalent cation:proton antiporter-2 (CPA2) family protein, producing MTEYFIQAFIYLCAAVIAVPLARRLGLGSVLGYLIAGLVIGPVLGLVGSETDTIQHFAEFGVVMMLFLVGLELDPKELWGMRNRLLGLGGLQVALTTILVAIIAWLAGLNASTALSVGLIFSLSSTAIVLQTFNEKQLTKTEGAKTSFSVLLFQDIAVIPMLALLPLLASSDLMESATAAAGHGAHGYSLVDHLSGWSYGLVVLAAIGFVVVGGHYLSYPLFRFIADSGLREMFTTSALFIVIGIAALMSLVGLSPALGAFLAGVVLANSEFRPELESHIEPFKGLLLGLFFITVGAGINLNLLQQEWFAIAAMTIGIILVKGIILYGLGRIFNVYGSNLWLFTLAMAQAGEFGFVLLNFSAQNFIISNELKQLLSLPVALSMFLTPGLFIFYEKVVVPNYRQKGEQKADEIEEQHPVIIAGSGRFGQIVNRLLIANDIPTTVLDYQSAQVDLMRRINIKSYFGDASDPKLLHTAGIEEASMVVVAIDQRDQAVDMVRYIRSIRSDIRILARAFDRGHGYTLEKSGADCVISETYHSALQLGRQALVESGMHPFSALQNMQTFEELERKQKPKLYKVWRETMDDGGFTSHYRELFMELEKQINHAMDEERDDAHAKSERGWTPPPKNYEEGLLKELDDKKSAD